One Owenweeksia hongkongensis DSM 17368 genomic region harbors:
- the aroB gene encoding 3-dehydroquinate synthase, which produces MKKAIRYLVNDKNLIWFGENAFSHLKTFIAKGDYSSIFFVVDENTHDLCLPYLLQSLGDLPRCEVLEVEAGEDTKSPEVLVQLWMVMSELQADRHSLVINLGGGVITDLGGFLAGTYMRGLPFVNIPTSLLAMVDASNGGKNGINLAHYKNRIGLFQNPEAVCVIPDFLETLPEEEVRSGFAEMLKHGLIADAEYWKELIEFDIAEEVPTEEMIRKSIAIKQEVIDKDFREAGPRKVLNFGHTIGHAIESLSLETDSPLLHGEAIALGMITETHLSQKYAALSDPEAEEIRSVFEEIYQDVSFLAKAEDLMEVIQGDKKNRGDELRFTLITQIGNGVVDVPVSKEDIIEALKLTKILA; this is translated from the coding sequence TTGAAAAAAGCAATCCGTTATCTAGTGAACGATAAAAACCTGATTTGGTTTGGTGAAAATGCATTTTCCCATCTCAAAACCTTTATTGCCAAAGGCGATTACTCCAGTATTTTTTTTGTGGTAGATGAAAATACCCACGATTTGTGCCTTCCTTATTTATTACAATCATTAGGCGATTTACCACGCTGTGAAGTGCTGGAAGTAGAAGCTGGTGAAGATACTAAGTCGCCCGAAGTGCTTGTGCAGCTTTGGATGGTGATGTCTGAGTTGCAGGCTGACCGCCATTCTTTAGTAATAAATCTTGGAGGAGGTGTAATTACGGACCTTGGTGGCTTCCTTGCAGGGACCTACATGCGAGGCCTTCCATTTGTGAATATTCCCACTTCACTTTTGGCAATGGTGGATGCCTCCAATGGCGGTAAAAATGGTATCAATTTGGCTCATTATAAAAATCGAATTGGTTTGTTTCAAAATCCTGAAGCGGTATGTGTAATCCCTGATTTTTTGGAAACATTACCTGAGGAGGAAGTGAGAAGCGGTTTTGCAGAGATGCTGAAACACGGACTTATTGCCGATGCTGAATATTGGAAAGAGCTTATTGAGTTTGACATTGCCGAGGAAGTACCCACTGAGGAGATGATTCGCAAATCCATTGCTATAAAGCAGGAGGTGATTGATAAAGATTTTAGGGAAGCTGGACCGCGCAAAGTGCTCAACTTTGGACATACCATTGGCCATGCTATCGAAAGCCTAAGTTTAGAAACGGATAGTCCTCTTCTACATGGAGAAGCTATTGCTTTGGGGATGATTACTGAAACCCATCTTTCTCAAAAATATGCAGCTCTAAGCGACCCTGAGGCTGAGGAAATAAGAAGTGTTTTCGAAGAAATTTATCAAGATGTATCCTTTTTAGCGAAAGCGGAAGATTTAATGGAGGTAATACAAGGCGACAAAAAAAATAGAGGAGATGAGTTGAGGTTTACGCTGATTACTCAAATTGGAAACGGTGTGGTGGATGTTCCGGTTTCTAAGGAAGACATCATCGAAGCCTTGAAACTGACTAAAATTTTAGCCTAA
- a CDS encoding proline dehydrogenase family protein has product MVNFDDTKTAFATKTDSQLKKAYWLFKLVANQKLVSFGKWSSALAMKIGLPIKGMVKATVYDQFVGGETIKDCRDTIEELHKYQVYSILDYSVEGAKTEDAFDDTMEKTLQTIKYGGARAGVPFAVFKMTGVARFGLLQKVSEGKELTEAEKKEFARAKDRIETICKEAGEQHISILIDAEESWIQQAIDDIALEMMRKLNKEECIVYNTAQMYRWDRLEYIKHLHEIAEKENFYCGLKLVRGAYMEKERERAYEMGYKSPIQPDKESTDRDYDLAINYILENHKYLYLVAGSHNEESTRMLTNLMFAHGLEKGSKQVWFSQLYGMSDNLSFVLAKEGYNVVKYLPFGPIEKTLPYLIRRAEENTSASGQTTRELNLIEKEMKRRGID; this is encoded by the coding sequence ATGGTAAACTTTGACGACACCAAAACGGCTTTTGCCACCAAAACAGATAGCCAATTAAAAAAGGCCTACTGGCTATTTAAATTGGTAGCAAACCAAAAGCTGGTTTCGTTTGGAAAATGGTCTTCGGCCTTAGCCATGAAAATTGGACTTCCTATAAAAGGAATGGTGAAAGCTACGGTATACGACCAGTTTGTAGGAGGTGAAACCATCAAAGATTGTCGCGATACCATTGAGGAATTGCACAAATATCAGGTGTATTCTATTCTCGATTATTCTGTAGAAGGAGCAAAAACAGAAGATGCTTTTGACGATACCATGGAAAAAACTTTGCAAACCATAAAATATGGCGGTGCGAGAGCGGGTGTTCCATTTGCTGTTTTTAAAATGACAGGTGTAGCACGATTTGGTCTTTTGCAAAAAGTAAGCGAAGGAAAAGAGTTGACAGAAGCAGAAAAGAAAGAATTTGCCAGAGCCAAAGACCGCATAGAAACTATTTGTAAAGAAGCAGGAGAGCAACATATTTCCATACTCATTGATGCCGAAGAAAGCTGGATTCAGCAGGCGATTGACGATATAGCTTTGGAAATGATGCGCAAGCTCAACAAGGAAGAATGTATTGTGTACAACACGGCTCAGATGTATCGCTGGGATAGATTGGAGTACATCAAGCATTTGCATGAAATTGCCGAAAAGGAAAACTTTTATTGCGGTTTAAAACTTGTACGCGGTGCCTATATGGAAAAAGAGCGCGAGCGTGCTTACGAGATGGGCTACAAATCTCCTATTCAGCCGGACAAAGAATCTACCGACAGGGATTATGACTTGGCCATCAATTACATTTTGGAAAACCATAAATACCTATATCTGGTAGCTGGTAGTCACAATGAAGAAAGTACAAGAATGCTTACCAATTTAATGTTTGCCCATGGGCTTGAGAAAGGAAGCAAGCAAGTATGGTTTAGCCAGCTTTACGGAATGAGCGACAACCTTTCTTTTGTGCTAGCCAAAGAGGGATACAATGTGGTAAAATACTTGCCATTTGGCCCAATTGAAAAAACGCTTCCTTATTTAATAAGACGTGCTGAAGAAAATACTTCAGCATCTGGACAAACTACTCGCGAGCTCAATCTTATTGAAAAAGAAATGAAGCGAAGAGGGATCGATTAG